ATTTTTAATTTGGCGATTTTGTAAGCATCCACCAAATTGCCAATTTTAATTccacaccaaattttctgttcaTACGGGTAGTAAAAATTATAGATGATGTCCATAAACTCATAATGTTTTGATATGACTTTTCTTTTCTAGCAATCTATACTTTTGATGTGAGATACATGGAACATTTCAGTTGGCTGCTAATTTCATTGTTGATTACCAGTGTTTATGGTGATACTGATATTAGGTAATAAGTGCACTGTTTGTACTTTGTCTTGATGATTCCGTATGTGCGCTGATCATGAAGTACATATTATGGTGATAATCATTGTATGTTTCATAGTGTCCACTCTGTTCAACATAAAAAGCACTGCATATTTAGCACCAATTGAATAGCCACGGTCCAATGCAATCTGGGACAATAGCTATCAATTTAGTCATCTATGATAAAGCATTATAGCCTGCAATGATGTGCCATCACTATGCCTCTCTCTTTGAAAACACTGATCTCCACCACCTACACCCTGTGGCCAACTCATGATATATCTACACTCAAGTAAATAGAGCAACTTTTTAAGCCCATTAAATCCTCCATAATGTTTTATGTAATACATATgttacacaatacacatacgCAGCTGCTGTAGTAAATTTTAAAACAAGTGCATATGCACTGATCAGTTATGTGGGGTAGctaacatgtagctatatgcaCTTACACATTTTATACTTGGAACAATTTTGTATTGGGGTAAATACTTGGTCATTTGTTAGTCCGTAAGCATGGTCAAATAGTAGAATTGTAGATTATCACTTATCTACCAATGACACCATTTATTTAGCTTGTAAGTAATAATTGTCATAAtactgcataataattatattatcgAATTCATAAAATGTGTCACACTTACCCTTATATGCACTATGTTTATGGATATAGGTGTGAGTTAGTGGATGATGAAACATGTCAAGGGTTTGGCTATGATGCATTTGCTGCTTACATTGCTGATTTGCCAGAATTGGTAGACTTTGCTAACAAGATACAAGCCCTTAAAGTGCAGTTTATTGAAATACCCGTCTGCAGGGAGTTTTTCACTATTTCTGAATGCTTGATCATGTTTCCACCATGCAATAATGAAACTGGAAAACTGCGACCAATTTGTCAGAAAAAATGCTCAATTATTACTACAAACGTAGCACAGTGCGTTCAAATATTAGTAGAACGAATGATGGATTTCATTGAGATTGCTCTGATTAGCTCTGTGTTCAACTGCTCTGATCCTAGCTCTTACTATCCAAATGTTTCTGGAACTCTTTATGATCTGCAAGAAAATTGTTTTAATTTTGCAGTTAGAGATATCAATGGTATGAAATGTATATTGCAATGCTTGTTCACCACTGCATGTATTTGCACTTTATATCTACAGAGTCTGATGAGAATCCTGTTTTGGCAATAATCATTGGGCCTATTGTTTTAACAGTTGTACTTGGAGTTATAGTGGTACTTATCATTGTATACTGGAAATACAGACACAGGTATGAATGTTTATATGCATATGCAGTCTTTGAGTAGTCAGTTATGATAGACCTTATAAGTGTGGGCAGTAAAGAAGTATTCTATATATAACCATCTAAGCATGACATTCAAGTTGATTACTTTTTTCAACTCTTCAATGACGTTTCCCTACAATAATACCTATTAATTTTAGTTTGCATCACTTGGAAAGACTGTGTACATCCACACTTCATTGTAGTGTGAATATTAATAACTTGCTAGTAGAATCATTactatagtatattaaaaattattaattcaaaaattaagtagggatccaagcaataaaaagtagtgaaacaagagatggatgatgatattacagcatagctcggtgggtaaatccctacattggcatattatagcaatcattttgttcaatgccaaagtagggtcccactgagctatgctgtaataccatcattcatctcttgtttcactactttttatcgcttggatccctacttcattttaaaattaatatactagtttgtttggtttttattatagcatacagctatacacatgtgattgttctattagggtgactgctgtattagagtatcttgagtcagccaggGGGTGTGCCATTATTTTCATATTCTCgctgtgctagcattatgaatacagctaggccaataataatgGAGTGTGTCATcgtgatagattgttaagagatgtGGTCTTGGTGCTCGATCGttattaattaaccaagatcgtGTTAACCAATTAATAGGTGTGGcattgaacctatcatgaatTTACCAGTATCTACCAAGCGTAagtgcttaaataagtttgcggcatctaaatatgctactcaaggaaagtgttgatagggaaaattaacgcctcgatatgttTTCATTGAAACAACAAGAAGACCATGAGCCTGATTAAAGACAAAGTGCAGAGGGCACAAACTTGtaggaaccccaaaaggcacatcccactggtgagtttgttattgtagcataaaatggtggccttgGGCTGCTTcctttggcctctaggcttgcgactgtgatcaggcaggcaggcaggcaggcaggcaggcaggcaggcaggcaggcaggcaggcaggcaggcaggcaggcaggcaggcaggcaggcaggcaggcaggcaggcaggcaggcaggcaggcaggcaggcaggcaggcaggcaggcaggcaggcaggcaggcaggcaggcaggcaggcaggcaggcaggcaggcaggcaggcaggcaggcaggcaggcaggcaggcaggcaggcaggcaggcaggcaggcaggcaggcaggcaggcaggcaggcaggcaggcaggcaggcaggcaggcaggcaggcaggcaggcaggcaggcaggcaggcaggcaggcaggcaggcaggcaggcaggcaggcaggcaggcaggcaggcaggcaggcaggcaggcaggcaggcaggcaggcaggcaggcaggcaggcaggcaggcaggcaggcaggcaggcaggcaggcaggcaggcaggcaggcaggcaggcaggcaggcaggcaggcaggcaggcaggcaggcaggcaggcaggcaggcaggcaggcaggcaggcaggcaggcaggcaggcaggcaggcaggcaggcaggcaggcaggcaggcaggcaggcaggcaggcaggcaggcaggcaggcaggcaggcaggcaggcaggcaggcaggcaggcaggcaggcaggcaggcaggcaggcaggcaggcaggcaggcaggcaggcaggcaggcaggcaggcaggcaggcaggcaggcaggcaggcaggcaggcaggcaggcaggcaggcaggcaggcaggcaggcaggcaggcaggcaggcaggcaggcaggcaggcaggcaggcaggcaggcaggcaggcaggcaggcaggcaggcaggctggctggcaggcaggcaggctggctggctggctggctggctggctggctggctggctggctggctggctggctggctggctggctggctggctggctggctggctggctggctggctggctggctggctggctggctggctggctggctggctggctggctggctggctggctggctggctggctggctggctggctggcaggcaggcaggctggcaggcaggcaggctggctggctggctggctggctggcagtgagtctaaaatctgagttttagcgatttttaaaacaattttataTCCGGCTGCCtattaatgttttcttgtttttaatgcagtatttaaagttagatggactaatattattccataaaggtgattttcattgcataagatgtctctaggatgatttttgaaggcagcaTTTTAAGTGACGCAtcatttttgggggatccctacttaaacggtactactgtgCCATTTGAtactacatatacatacacacataccctATTTTTTTCTTAACACAAACATATCAAGATATGTGATAGTGTCATGTTTCTATGTCATATATGAGGAAGGGAAAATATGCTGTTTTCACGTATACATAGTTTCATAGTccttctttgttttttcttgaGGTGTCTAGGTATTATTCTTTTGGAAGTATTTACTGAACCAAAAAGTTGTTTTATTTTCGTGGATAACACAAAATAACTAACAGTCATCCATCTACACGACTAGTTGTGTGTTAAGGTTGGTATGCCCCCACccagtattcgactttagggcacacgtTTAGTAGTTTCCCCTACagcctaaaggtgaagaagaaaccaaagctgaacccgaccctaatgCTAATGCTACTTTTCACGTCCCCTAAAGTCATATGCTCaaggcaactactagatgcgtctCCTAAAGTCGAATGTTTGGGGTATCTACTAaacgttcttcttactatagTACAGCTTACTTCTTGAGtcatcacatttataagatagaaaagtaaggGAGGTGGGTAGCCAGCagtggtagcacagtggttagcacaCTGGCCTAGCACACTGGTGGTCCAGGGTTTGAGCCCTGGATAAGTTTTGTGGTTTTTTTGCTTTTGTTTTAGTAGccctttttttgtctaagttttactgtcggttcaatagccgGTATGGCTTATTGAAccaactttcggttcagtatccactgcctaTTCTTTTTGCAAACTTTAGGCTatggtatatatatagattGATAAGCCAAAACAACTAATTTgtgaagatgtgaaatcaaagtgtTGAGTTAATGAAAGAAGTTTTCTTTCCTGAATATTTACCATGTATGGTATAGTATGATTCTTAGGATACACCCAATACACACATAGGCCAGTGTTCATAATAGACACCTCTTTATGTAGTCTACATGTAGAGCTAATCTTTGTGTAGCCATGGAGATTTGTGACCAGTTTGGATATAAAATTATTACTTGGGAGTTGCTATAACTATATTTTATATCCCATTgaagccatacttcaaagagTTTATCTGGAACTGCCAGCAAGGTGTTAATTATTTGACAAAAAGAAGTGTTTATTACAGACACATGCAACAAAATCAATGAAACACCATGCAAACTGCAATGTTTAGCAATCAAATTGCAGTGTCAGTATAGCATGTTTATGCAAGCTGCATAGAAAGCCATATACATAAACCGAAaaataagttttgcttattctgtTATTCCACAATTCCATTATTCTTTTATTCCATATTCCATGCTTTACAAACTCCCCTTTCACTTGGAtataagccagttatatcaAGCATTCATAGAATATCTAGTTATTGACACTTATCCTCTGCTTTGCCTCAGACTCTGTGTTAATAACTTAGATATCATTCTactcctgctgtgatataactataaTGTATATGCTACAGGACTTTAGTGATTAAAGCATACCATAGACCATGTGTTAACCTTATGTATGAATTAACTTTTTACACTTATGGAAAGTCATGATTATTTGTTTATGTAGGAACATCATTTTAGTTGGAGGATCACTGTCACTCAACTCTTCATATGGACAAGACGTAATTGGCTTAGGAAATGCATTTCACAAGTTGCCTATTCTGCAGAATGAAGGTGATTACTGTATTTGGGTTGTATCATGTCCAGATGAAAATGGGACTCTTAATTTATGATACCTTCAGGAAAAGTATGCCTTATTTTCCATAAAAGCATACTTTACTTTTCTTTAGTATGGTAATAAAGCACGCATGAATGTGATTCAACCATAGACGCGACCCACAAAGACACTGGAATGACCGCAATTACCCCCACTAACatagctgtcaacaatgttaccaGAAATTAGTAGTAAATAAATggctacacacacatacgtttgtaattacagtacaataCTCATAAGACTGCATCTTAAATTGTTGACTAAACTGTCCACCATTGCAAGTCCAGTAAATTCTCGGTTTGGTTTTTAGTGGCTTGACATGATGGCCTTAACCTTGCTGCGTTTTTGCCCACTTCTTAGACCATACTTGCAAACCATGAATGTCCATTGCTCAAATAGCTAGCTTTCCCATCCTTCTGTTCCAGCTAGTTCTGAATCTTAATAGTGTGTGATAGCTAATACAGCATCAGTCACTACAAATCAACCTTTGGCTAGTCCcaagtagctactgtattttCTCAATGTTGCTGTTGCATTTCAGGTCATGATAAACTGTATTACTTCCTTCTTGATAGCAACTCCAGATTCATACATTAAACCAGTAAAACATATGCTTGAGCACTACAGAAAGTATAGCACTTGCATGTTCTCAAGCCAAATGTAGCACTCGGCTTTTCCTCATGCTATATCTGTCTTTTGTTCTATcatttccatattgcactcatAGGGGTACTTTAACTGCAGTACTGAAATTATGTAGTATAGTATACTTGCCATATACCAGAATTGAGGTATTATGACATAAGCCTTGATCCATAACATACCATTATGTGGTTTCCCCATTCTGGCAATAAGTACTTGTAACGTATATTTTTGTTTAGAACGAGAACGTCTTGTCAATCAGTATGAAATTGAGCTTGATGACATTCTTATCCCTTCTGATGCTCTACATCTTATAACTGTGATTGGAGAAGGTTGGTTAATGCGTATAGCATTTCATCAAGACTATATACTGAGATAATGTCCTACTATATAAAGTTGTATTTTATATTGACATTTCTTCATGACTATAGGTGCTTTTGGATTGGTGTATGAAAGTGTTTACACTAACCCCAAAACTGGCACAAGTATTAATGTTGCTATTAAAGGATTAAAAGGTATATTTGTGTAAAATTTAGCTTTTTCTATCTCCCTAGTTAAACCCATAATCCTTTTGGGTTTGAAATTTGGTTTAACCTGTATGTGACAGCATAAGTTACAGGATTTGAAATTTATAATAAGGTATTTATTGCTATATGAACTTTTTGGCCATCAAATGGGAAAATTGTTTAATTGATTTTACAAATAATTTGTGAACCTTTACTGTAAGTTATACAACTCTCATTTTAATTACCCAATAATGTAAATAACTATGTACGACAGTTAGGTCACAATAgttttatgtatgtgtgtgtacatagcATCAACTGCCATTAATGAAGTGGAGGCATTTTTAGAGGAATGTTGTAAAATGAAACTGCTTGATCATCCAAATGTGTTGCCCTTAATTGGAGTGAGTATAGACAGTGAGTACATTCCAGCAATGGttttaccatatatggtcaATGGCGATGTTAAATCTTATCTACTCTCAGAACGTAATTCAGAAACTGATGTTGATACATTCCCTGTGGTAAGACACCTTAATTAGCTaagttatcaaacagtacagtacagcgttgaaaccgggtcgggtcatccgggtcatccgggtcatccgggtcacattttctccgggtcatccgggtctgacccggtttacaatttatccgggtctgacccggattggatcacatgagaaatgaaattgttcgtttgacgacgtggaacttataaacgctatcgtgtagctctttcgtgagccacac
The Dysidea avara chromosome 7, odDysAvar1.4, whole genome shotgun sequence genome window above contains:
- the LOC136260842 gene encoding tyrosine-protein kinase receptor TYRO3-like isoform X2; translation: MEHFSWLLISLLITSVYGDTDIRCELVDDETCQGFGYDAFAAYIADLPELVDFANKIQALKVQFIEIPVCREFFTISECLIMFPPCNNETGKLRPICQKKCSIITTNVAQCVQILVERMMDFIEIALISSVFNCSDPSSYYPNVSGTLYDLQENCFNFAVRDINESDENPVLAIIIGPIVLTVVLGVIVVLIIVYWKYRHRNIILVGGSLSLNSSYGQDVIGLGNAFHKLPILQNEERERLVNQYEIELDDILIPSDALHLITVIGEGAFGLVYESVYTNPKTGTSINVAIKGLKASTAINEVEAFLEECCKMKLLDHPNVLPLIGVSIDSEYIPAMVLPYMVNGDVKSYLLSERNSETDVDTFPVNITYKILHKMCYDIANGMQYLRKLHLIHRDLAARNCMVDEDKTVKISDFGFCRDVYVSDYYRLSKSSRVPVKWMPPESLHDGMYSHQSDVWSYGVTCWEIFSLGRQPYPGVENCDITQYLSEGKRLNKPVLCSHEMYQIMLSCWKDSPSQRLSFTAIVQTLETQLKADTVHN
- the LOC136260842 gene encoding tyrosine-protein kinase Mer-like isoform X1 encodes the protein MRLTGCTDSGRLSGSDSFNCEAIYTFDVRYMEHFSWLLISLLITSVYGDTDIRCELVDDETCQGFGYDAFAAYIADLPELVDFANKIQALKVQFIEIPVCREFFTISECLIMFPPCNNETGKLRPICQKKCSIITTNVAQCVQILVERMMDFIEIALISSVFNCSDPSSYYPNVSGTLYDLQENCFNFAVRDINESDENPVLAIIIGPIVLTVVLGVIVVLIIVYWKYRHRNIILVGGSLSLNSSYGQDVIGLGNAFHKLPILQNEERERLVNQYEIELDDILIPSDALHLITVIGEGAFGLVYESVYTNPKTGTSINVAIKGLKASTAINEVEAFLEECCKMKLLDHPNVLPLIGVSIDSEYIPAMVLPYMVNGDVKSYLLSERNSETDVDTFPVNITYKILHKMCYDIANGMQYLRKLHLIHRDLAARNCMVDEDKTVKISDFGFCRDVYVSDYYRLSKSSRVPVKWMPPESLHDGMYSHQSDVWSYGVTCWEIFSLGRQPYPGVENCDITQYLSEGKRLNKPVLCSHEMYQIMLSCWKDSPSQRLSFTAIVQTLETQLKADTVHN
- the LOC136260842 gene encoding tyrosine-protein kinase receptor TYRO3-like isoform X3, encoding MPYLMWCELVDDETCQGFGYDAFAAYIADLPELVDFANKIQALKVQFIEIPVCREFFTISECLIMFPPCNNETGKLRPICQKKCSIITTNVAQCVQILVERMMDFIEIALISSVFNCSDPSSYYPNVSGTLYDLQENCFNFAVRDINESDENPVLAIIIGPIVLTVVLGVIVVLIIVYWKYRHRNIILVGGSLSLNSSYGQDVIGLGNAFHKLPILQNEERERLVNQYEIELDDILIPSDALHLITVIGEGAFGLVYESVYTNPKTGTSINVAIKGLKASTAINEVEAFLEECCKMKLLDHPNVLPLIGVSIDSEYIPAMVLPYMVNGDVKSYLLSERNSETDVDTFPVNITYKILHKMCYDIANGMQYLRKLHLIHRDLAARNCMVDEDKTVKISDFGFCRDVYVSDYYRLSKSSRVPVKWMPPESLHDGMYSHQSDVWSYGVTCWEIFSLGRQPYPGVENCDITQYLSEGKRLNKPVLCSHEMYQIMLSCWKDSPSQRLSFTAIVQTLETQLKADTVHN